The Anabaena sp. PCC 7108 region TTCGGTGTAAGCATGATGCAAACGATGTCCAGCCACCCAGAAAATCGGACCACCTTGGATGGATAATGCACCTAAAATAGCGATCGCATACTCTAACAACTTGGGAACTCGAAAACTGCGATGACTCAGCAATCGGTGATAACCTAAACACACTCCGATGCTGCCAAATAGCCAGTGAAGTAACAAAGTTACACCCACAGCACCCCAGGAAAAAAACCAGGGTGACAGCAATGCTAGTCCATGAATAGTACCGAAAAATGCCACCGGCACCCAATTAAGTCGCAGAGGTTGGGGGTTCTCTAGCTGATTTGATGAAAAATTTAATGTCATAAAGAGGGAACAGGGAACAGGGAACAGGTGACAGGTGACAGGTGACAGGGAATAGGTGACAGGTGACAGGGAATAGGTGACAGGGAATAGGTGACAGGTGACAGGTAACAAGGGAAAAAATTAGAAATTAATTCTTTCTCCTAACGGTTAATATCTAAATGCTGTATTCCGCTGCTATCAAACCATTCGCCCAATCCTGGGGCTGAAGAAAGATTTCCGTGAGTTTTGCTTCGGGGCTTCCTGGTTCTGGTTCATAGCCATATTCCCAGCGTGTCAGCGGTGGTAGAGACATGAGAATAGATTCCGCCCGGCCATTGGTTTGCAGCCCGAAAACCGTTCCCCGGTCATACACTAGATTAAACTCAACATAACGACCGCGACGGTATAATTGAAATTGACGCTGGCGATCGCCATATTCCATCTCTTGTCGTCGTTCCGCAATGGGCAAATAAGCCGGTAAAAATGCCTGACCACAGCGTTGTACAAACGCAAACATATCTTCCCAATTACGAGATACAGTTCCCACTTGCTGGCTGTAAAGTGCTGCTTGACTATCGGCTTGAGAACCGACGTAAAGTCTACCACTAGCATCTTGATAATCAAAAAAGATCCCGCCAATCCCCCGCTGTTCCTGACGATGCTTTAAATAAAAGTATTCATCACACCAGCGTTTGAACGTCGGATAATATTCTGGATGGGAAGCATCACAAGCAGCTTTTAAAGTTTGGTGAAAATGAACAGCATCTTCCACAAAAGGATAGTATGGCGTTAAATCAGCCCCGCCACCAAACCACCAAATCGGACCAGCTTCAAAATAACGGTAGTTGAGGTGTACCGTCGGGACATATGGATTACGAGGATGCAGCACCATCGAAGTTCCAGCCACAAAGAAATCATGTCCGGCTGCTTCTGGGCGTTGAGTCAGAATTGCCGGAGGTAAGCTATCTCCCCAAACTTCTGAAAAATTAACACCACCTTGTTCAAATACCCGCCCTTCCCGAATCACACGGGTGCGTCCTTGACCACCTTCGGCTCGTTCCCAGAGGTCTTCCCGAAAACGAGCTTCTCCATCAAGTTGTTCTAGACCAGCACAAATTTCATCCTGTATGTCCTGCATCAACTGCTTCGCCCGTTGGCGGGAATCTACAGGTGGATT contains the following coding sequences:
- the hemF gene encoding oxygen-dependent coproporphyrinogen oxidase; protein product: MGRHSENHLRKSTSQTILLATPNSVNPPVDSRQRAKQLMQDIQDEICAGLEQLDGEARFREDLWERAEGGQGRTRVIREGRVFEQGGVNFSEVWGDSLPPAILTQRPEAAGHDFFVAGTSMVLHPRNPYVPTVHLNYRYFEAGPIWWFGGGADLTPYYPFVEDAVHFHQTLKAACDASHPEYYPTFKRWCDEYFYLKHRQEQRGIGGIFFDYQDASGRLYVGSQADSQAALYSQQVGTVSRNWEDMFAFVQRCGQAFLPAYLPIAERRQEMEYGDRQRQFQLYRRGRYVEFNLVYDRGTVFGLQTNGRAESILMSLPPLTRWEYGYEPEPGSPEAKLTEIFLQPQDWANGLIAAEYSI